From the Theobroma cacao cultivar B97-61/B2 chromosome 2, Criollo_cocoa_genome_V2, whole genome shotgun sequence genome, one window contains:
- the LOC108660777 gene encoding uncharacterized protein LOC108660777 — protein sequence MNQAIRDEVVSDTETIPAGEVVPEVTPNIEVIEDVRIDTDNVRAIPMTPRAYSSPVPEHRDTSNAFSTQIAHTEQSSKKVDFHGFQVSLEYVTYLEQVFNIEGEFWSTSFVKNVDVICLMMDVLGRALVISHAPLISTSPEELQQMLQDFDDACNFGFKLECLNDCRSKAKIFLNKSSLEDELEDIAAKITSLKKREAEVREQLDVFANNNSSLWNM from the exons ATGAACCAG GCTATTCGAGATGAGGTTGTTTCTGACACTGAGACTATTCCTGCTGGTGAAGTTGTTCCTGAGGTTACTCCAAATATTGAGGTTATTGAAGATGTTAGAATTGATACTGATAATGTTAGAGCTATTCCAATGACTCCTCGTGCTTATTCCTCCCCAGTGCCAGAACATAGAGATACAAGTAATGCTTTTAGCACTCAAATAGCACATACTGAACAAAGTAGTAAAAAAGTTGACTTCCATGGTTTTCAAGTTTCACTGGAATATGTGACATACTTAGAACAGGTTTTCAACATAGAGGGAGAGTTTTGGAGTACCTCATTTGTAAAGAACGTAGACGTCATTTGCTTAATGATGGACGTATTGGGTAGAGCTTTAGTCATTTCTCATGCTCCATTGATAAGTACTTCACCAGAGGAATTGCAACAGATGTTACAAGATTTCGATGATGCTTGTAACTTTGGATTCAAGCTTGAATGCCTCAATGATTGTAGATCAAAAGCCAAGATTTTTCTCAACAAGTCTTCCTTGGAAGATGAGTTAGAAGACATTGCAGCGAAGATAACTTCATTAAAAAAACGTGAAGCTGAAGTACGAGAACAATTAGATGTATTTGCCAATAATAACTCTTCTCTATGGAATATGTAA